Proteins from a single region of Chryseomicrobium sp. FSL W7-1435:
- a CDS encoding MFS transporter, with protein MTKPTKQQGLLLFILGIIFLSLTLRSPLTAVGPVTEFIQNNLMMSTTLVGLLTTIPLLAFAVVSPFAPKVARQIGTEATLLWSIVLLIAGIALRSGGSITLLIFGTAIIGVAIAFGNVLLPSIIKDRFPLHVGLLTAVFSVVMNLSAALGAGIAYPVAAETSFGWQGALGIWAFLGVLAVVIWLPQLKHRKTEPVDAAAEIVDNPSILKSPVTWSVTLMMALQSLIFYTTAAWLPAMLIEKGMNPDSAGYMLSFMQFAQLPMTFIAPILASKMVNQRPLVWFFSILYIIGFTGLLLDSQGALIVLWMILIGFAGGTSFALTMMMFTLRTKTGMEAAELSGVAQSIGYLLAAAGPVLFAFVNESTGSWYVPTILFIITCVLLLIVALHAAGNRFVRN; from the coding sequence ACAAGGTCTTCTGTTGTTTATATTAGGTATTATCTTTCTGTCACTGACTCTTCGATCGCCACTAACAGCAGTTGGACCAGTCACTGAATTCATTCAAAATAACTTAATGATGTCAACAACACTTGTGGGTCTATTAACCACTATTCCGTTACTTGCCTTTGCGGTAGTTTCTCCCTTTGCACCAAAGGTAGCTAGACAAATCGGTACGGAAGCAACGCTATTATGGTCAATTGTATTATTGATCGCAGGTATTGCACTGCGTTCAGGTGGCTCGATTACATTATTAATCTTTGGAACAGCCATCATTGGTGTGGCCATTGCTTTTGGTAATGTATTGCTACCTTCTATTATTAAAGACCGTTTTCCACTACATGTCGGACTGTTAACTGCTGTTTTTTCAGTAGTGATGAACTTGTCAGCTGCACTTGGAGCAGGTATTGCCTACCCAGTAGCCGCTGAAACATCATTTGGTTGGCAGGGTGCCTTAGGCATTTGGGCTTTTCTTGGAGTACTTGCGGTTGTCATCTGGCTTCCTCAGTTAAAGCATCGTAAAACAGAACCTGTAGATGCGGCAGCTGAAATCGTGGACAATCCATCGATCCTTAAATCGCCTGTTACATGGAGTGTAACTCTGATGATGGCACTTCAGTCTTTAATTTTCTATACGACAGCTGCATGGCTTCCTGCTATGTTGATTGAAAAGGGAATGAATCCAGATTCAGCGGGTTATATGTTGTCATTCATGCAGTTTGCACAATTACCAATGACCTTCATTGCCCCAATCCTAGCTTCCAAAATGGTGAATCAACGACCACTCGTCTGGTTCTTCAGTATTTTATATATTATTGGATTTACGGGACTTCTTCTAGATTCGCAAGGTGCTTTAATTGTACTTTGGATGATCTTGATTGGATTTGCAGGAGGTACGTCATTTGCGCTAACGATGATGATGTTCACTCTACGTACAAAAACTGGAATGGAAGCAGCAGAACTTTCGGGTGTTGCTCAGTCCATCGGTTATTTGCTTGCGGCGGCAGGCCCTGTATTATTCGCATTTGTGAATGAGTCTACTGGTAGCTGGTATGTACCAACTATCCTGTTTATTATCACATGTGTACTGTTACTAATTGTGGCTCTTCATGCAGCTGGTAATCGTTTTGTAAGAAATTAA
- a CDS encoding BCCT family transporter has protein sequence MWKNKVFVISASIIGFFVVIGAILPEQFEQVAGALFGFTTVNFGWFYLLAVFIIIAFLIFLAFSKYGKIRLGGEHERPEFNFFTWIGMLFSAGFGAGLVFWGVAEPMSHYFTSPFATTEAQTEPGARLAMAYSFFHWGISQWSVFAMVGLVIGFLQFRKKQNGLVSTALEPVTGTKPAVKGTIDVLAVVATVMGLATSIGLGILQMNGGLNAVFNVPNAFWVQIILIAVMFVAYMFSASTGLSKGIKYLSNLNLSLAILLSLFVFVTGPTVFILETFVLALGDYISNFVQYSLRLQPYQQGVWVKDWTIFYWAWAIAWSPFVGAFVARVSRGRTIREFIAGVMVIPPTIAMIWIAIFGGTALYKDLNENAGIAEAVNADLTLALFETFNQLPFSTITSLLAILLIFTFLVTSADSATFILASMTSKGSLNPATSLKLVWGVLMALIAGILLFAGGLGALQTASLISALPFTVILLLLIVAMYKLLKKEPIPISKKEIQRFKEIQEHIEKNNRD, from the coding sequence ATGTGGAAAAACAAAGTATTTGTTATCTCGGCGAGTATCATCGGCTTTTTTGTAGTAATCGGGGCCATCTTACCTGAACAGTTTGAACAAGTGGCAGGTGCTTTATTTGGATTTACAACGGTGAATTTTGGTTGGTTTTATTTATTAGCCGTTTTTATCATTATCGCTTTTCTCATTTTCTTGGCTTTTAGTAAATATGGAAAAATACGATTAGGTGGCGAGCACGAACGACCAGAATTCAATTTCTTCACGTGGATTGGGATGCTATTTTCTGCTGGTTTTGGAGCAGGTCTTGTCTTTTGGGGAGTTGCCGAACCAATGAGCCACTACTTTACAAGTCCATTTGCTACCACTGAAGCTCAGACAGAACCTGGTGCACGTCTTGCAATGGCTTATTCATTCTTCCATTGGGGTATCAGTCAATGGTCCGTCTTTGCTATGGTAGGATTAGTAATTGGCTTCTTGCAATTCCGTAAAAAACAAAATGGTCTTGTGTCTACCGCATTAGAACCCGTTACAGGAACAAAACCCGCTGTAAAAGGAACAATTGATGTCCTAGCTGTTGTAGCTACCGTCATGGGACTTGCTACGTCAATCGGTTTAGGTATTTTACAAATGAATGGTGGATTGAATGCAGTATTTAATGTACCAAACGCTTTTTGGGTGCAGATTATCCTAATAGCCGTCATGTTTGTAGCTTACATGTTCTCTGCTTCTACAGGCCTCTCTAAGGGAATCAAATATTTAAGCAATTTGAATTTGTCACTTGCGATTCTTCTTTCCCTTTTTGTTTTTGTAACAGGTCCTACTGTTTTCATTTTAGAAACGTTTGTGTTGGCACTTGGTGATTATATCAGTAATTTTGTTCAATATAGCTTGCGCCTTCAACCTTATCAGCAAGGTGTCTGGGTTAAAGACTGGACAATCTTCTATTGGGCATGGGCAATTGCCTGGTCTCCTTTTGTAGGTGCGTTTGTTGCGCGTGTATCTCGAGGACGAACTATTCGCGAGTTCATTGCTGGGGTTATGGTTATTCCTCCAACGATAGCCATGATTTGGATAGCTATTTTTGGTGGTACTGCACTATACAAAGATCTAAATGAAAATGCAGGAATCGCCGAGGCAGTAAATGCTGATCTAACACTGGCTCTGTTTGAAACGTTTAATCAATTGCCGTTCAGCACCATTACTTCACTACTTGCTATCCTGTTGATTTTCACGTTCTTAGTAACGTCAGCAGATTCTGCTACGTTTATTCTAGCAAGTATGACTAGTAAGGGCAGTTTGAACCCTGCCACTTCACTCAAGCTCGTGTGGGGTGTATTAATGGCGCTAATAGCCGGTATCTTGTTATTCGCTGGTGGCTTAGGTGCCCTTCAAACTGCGTCTCTCATTTCGGCACTTCCGTTCACCGTTATTCTACTTCTATTAATAGTAGCGATGTACAAATTGTTGAAGAAGGAACCTATACCTATCTCAAAGAAAGAAATTCAACGATTCAAAGAGATTCAAGAGCATATTGAAAAGAATAATCGTGACTAA